The genomic window GAGGAGGGCGACCGGGAACGAGGTCTGGCGGCGCATACGTGGACGTTCTCTTCTGAGGCCATTAATTTAATGGACATAAGTGAGTCCATATTCATATCTCGGCCGGTCGCACGGAGCCGAGACGGGAATCGGAGCGTTCGACGGTCAGTCGTCGGCGACCGACGAACTCGACTCCTCGAAGGTCGTCTCCGTGTCGGCGGTCTCGTTCGGGGGGTCCTCGAGGTCGGACTCGATGATCTCGCCGAACGTGGCGTCGCTGTTGACCTCGTCGGCGAGCAGGTCGACGGCCTCGACGAAGACCGCGACGAGCAGCGGCCCGACGACGATTCCGATCGGACCGAGCGTGAAGAGGCCGCCGGTAAAGCCGACGAAGTAGAGGCTGCCGGGGAGGCCGGCGGAGCGGCGGGAGAGCCGCGGCCGGACGGCGATATCGGGGAGCCACGCGACGAGTCCGAGCCCCAAGACGCCGATCAGGGTCGCCGCGACGATGTCGCCGGCGGCGACGTGATAGACGGCGATCGGGGCGATGAGCATGCTCGGACCGATGATCGGGACGAACTGCAACACCGCGGCGACGATCGAGAGGGTCAGGGCCCCCTCGTAGCCGAGCACCCAGAACAGCGGGTAGGCGATGAGAAGCGTCGCGATCGAGGTCGCGACCTGCAGGACGTAGATCGCGTACAGCGTCTCGCGGGCCCGCGTCGTGAGCGCGTAGACGACATCCCGGTAGTCGTGGGGGATCGGCGCGACGGCGGCCCGGCCCGCCTCTTTGCCCTTGAGCAGAAGGCCGAAGAGGAGGACGACGAACAGCGCGAACTTGATCGCGAGCACCGGCAGTGCCAGCGCGAACGTGGTTGCAGCGTCCCTGAGATAGCCGACCGCCAGCGCCTGTACCTCGCCGGCCTCGATCGAGTACGTCGCCTCGAGAACGGTGATCGACAGCTCCCGCGGGAGCCCCTCGACGGCGTCGAGCACCTGCTCGGTGCGGAAGTAAAGGGTCACGACGATCGGCGAGAAGACCGCGATCGCGGCCACGAAGCCGACGACGGTCGCCGCGAGCGCGCCCAGCCACTCAGAGAGGCCCCGCCTGACGAGCCAGCGCTGGACGGGCATGAGGACGTAGGCGACCGTGAGCGCGAACAGGATCGTCCCGAGGACCTCGAGCAGGATACCGGCCGTAATGGCGCCGAGGAGGACGACGATTCCCGCGAGGATGTACCGGCGGCGTCCGTTCGCGCTCGAGTTTGTCCCGGTCGTCGGTCCAGTCACAGCAGTGAATCTTACCCGGAGAATAAAGTCTTTCGGCTCGAGCGACGGCGACCGAACGGAACGGCGTCGATCAGGGGCCTTAAGACCACCCGGTACAACCACCGCGTAATGAAACGACGAACGTTCGTCGGCGCGGTCGGCGGAAGCGCGGTCGCCGGCGTCGCCGGCTGTCTGACTCGCGATGGGGACGGTTCGGAGAACGAGGGCGGAAACGGCGATCCAGAACCGGAGAACCCGGACCTCGAGGGGGAGCTTCGGATCGCGACGTACGACTCGATGGTCAACGGGGAGAATCCGGCCGGTCCGTGGCTGAAGGAGGCCTTCGAGGAGGCCTACCCCGACGCCGAACTGACCTGGACGCTCCCGGAGAACGGCATCAACGACTACATCGATCGCGAACGGCAGAACGCCGATCTCGACGCCGACGTCTATCTCGGGGCCAACATCGACGACCTCGTCCGGATCGACGACACGCTCGACGACGGCGGCCTCCTCCGAGAACTCAACATCGACCGGATCGACAACGCCGAGCGCATCCGGGACGGACTCGATATGGGCGATCCACACGGCCGTGTGCTCGCCTACGACACGGGCTACATCTGTCTGGTCTACGACGAGAACGTGGTCGACGAACCCGAGACGCTCGAGGCGCTGACCGAACCGGCCTACGAAGACGCGCTGCTCGCCCAGAACGCACAGCGTTCGGATCCGGGCCAAGCGTTCCTGCTGTGGACGATCGACGCCGCCGGCGAGGACGGCTATCTCGACTACTGGCGCGACCTCGAGGACAACGGCGTTCGTATCCTCGAAGACTGGCGAGAATCGTACAACGCGTCCTACATGAACGGAGAGCGGCCGATGGTCGTCTCCTACTCGACCGATCAAGTGTTCGCCAACGAGTACGGCTACGACATGAGCCGTCATCAGATCGCGTTCCCAAACGATCAGGGGTACGCCAACCCCGAGGGGATGGGGATCTTCGAACGGGCGAGCGAACTCGATCTCGCCTACGAATTCCTCGACTTCGCCCTCTCGAACGACGCCCAGGCCGTCATCGCCCAGCGCAACGTCCAGTTCCCGGCGGTCGAGTCGGCATACGTCGACCTCGACGAGGAGTTCGACCAGTACGCCCACGTTCCGCCGGAGGCGGTGACGGTCGGCTACGACGACCTTCGGGGGAACCTCGACGGCTGGACGGAGGACTGGGCCCGCGAGTTCGCCGGCCGATAGGCCCGTGCTCCGATCGGATCGGTCCGGCCGGTTCGCCCGGCTTCGACGAGGGTCCGCCGCCGCTCGCGGCTGGCTCGAGCGCCACGCCCTTTCCCTGACGGCGCTCGCGACGGCCGCCGTCCTCGCCGTCATGCTCTATCTCCCGATCGGCGTCGTCTTCGTCAACGCCGTGGTCGACGACGGCGGGGCGACGCTCGCGTTCTTTCGCGAGGTCCTCACTGATCCGTTCTACGTCGGGGCGCTCGCGGACGTCTTCGCGGAGCCGCTTGCGGTCCGGCACCACCTCGAGTCGATCACCGGCTGGCTCGCGGCCGTCTCGGTGTCGATTTCGCTCGAGTACCCGCTTCCCGGCGTCCCGCTCCCGGTTCCAGTGCCAGGCCTCGAGACGCCGGGGGTGCGGACGGGGCTGTTCGGCTTCACCGCCTATCAGGCCGCGCTGTCGACGGTCGCGAGCGTCGCGCTCGGCCTGCCGGCGGCGTACGTGCTCGCGAACTACGAGTTCCGGGGGCGGCGAACGCTGCGCTCGCTGACGATCCTGCCGTTCGTGCTGCCGGGGATCATGGTCGCGGTCGGCTTCTACGCGATGTTCGGTCGCACGGGAACGCTCAATGGACTGCTCGGCGTCGCCGGACTCGGGCCGTACCCCTTCATCGAGTGGAATCCGCTCGCGATCGTCATCGTCGCCCACGCGTTCTACAACGCGCCGTTGGTGGCGCGAGTCACCGTCGCCGCGTGGGAGTCCGTCGACGCTCGGACCGTCGAAACCGCCCGCAGCCTCGGGGCGAGTCCGCGCCGCGCGTTCCGGGACGTGGTCGTCCCGCAGCTCCTGCCGGCGGTCCTGACCGGCGCGCTGTTGACGTTCATTTTCACCTTCATGACCTTCCCTATCGTGCTCGCGCTGGGCGGGCTACAGCTCGCGACCGTCGAGGTCTGGATCTACGATCGGGTCCGCCGGCTGGCCTACGCCGAGGCCGCGACGCTCGCGGTCCTCGAGACGATCCTCTCGCTTGCCCTGACCTACGCCTACCTCCGGTACGAATCCGCCCGGTCCGGGCTGGCTCGCGGAGCCAGCAACCCCGACAGAGAGCCGCTGTTTCCGGATTTCTGGACTGTGCTCTCGCCGCGACGGCTGGCGATCGTCGGCTACGGGCTCGTCGCCCTCGTCGTCTTCGTCGGCCCGATGGCGAGTCTCGTCATCGGAAGCGTCACCGGCGGGAACGGGTTCACGCTGGATCACTACGCGTTCCTGCTCGAGCGCCAACTCGAGGGGGCCGACTACCAGACGCTGCCGTGGGTCGCGATCCGGAACTCGCTCGTCTTCGGGGTTGCGACGCTGGCCGTGGCC from Natrinema versiforme includes these protein-coding regions:
- a CDS encoding AI-2E family transporter, with the translated sequence MTGPTTGTNSSANGRRRYILAGIVVLLGAITAGILLEVLGTILFALTVAYVLMPVQRWLVRRGLSEWLGALAATVVGFVAAIAVFSPIVVTLYFRTEQVLDAVEGLPRELSITVLEATYSIEAGEVQALAVGYLRDAATTFALALPVLAIKFALFVVLLFGLLLKGKEAGRAAVAPIPHDYRDVVYALTTRARETLYAIYVLQVATSIATLLIAYPLFWVLGYEGALTLSIVAAVLQFVPIIGPSMLIAPIAVYHVAAGDIVAATLIGVLGLGLVAWLPDIAVRPRLSRRSAGLPGSLYFVGFTGGLFTLGPIGIVVGPLLVAVFVEAVDLLADEVNSDATFGEIIESDLEDPPNETADTETTFEESSSSVADD
- a CDS encoding thiamine ABC transporter substrate binding subunit — translated: MKRRTFVGAVGGSAVAGVAGCLTRDGDGSENEGGNGDPEPENPDLEGELRIATYDSMVNGENPAGPWLKEAFEEAYPDAELTWTLPENGINDYIDRERQNADLDADVYLGANIDDLVRIDDTLDDGGLLRELNIDRIDNAERIRDGLDMGDPHGRVLAYDTGYICLVYDENVVDEPETLEALTEPAYEDALLAQNAQRSDPGQAFLLWTIDAAGEDGYLDYWRDLEDNGVRILEDWRESYNASYMNGERPMVVSYSTDQVFANEYGYDMSRHQIAFPNDQGYANPEGMGIFERASELDLAYEFLDFALSNDAQAVIAQRNVQFPAVESAYVDLDEEFDQYAHVPPEAVTVGYDDLRGNLDGWTEDWAREFAGR
- a CDS encoding iron ABC transporter permease; this encodes MLRSDRSGRFARLRRGSAAARGWLERHALSLTALATAAVLAVMLYLPIGVVFVNAVVDDGGATLAFFREVLTDPFYVGALADVFAEPLAVRHHLESITGWLAAVSVSISLEYPLPGVPLPVPVPGLETPGVRTGLFGFTAYQAALSTVASVALGLPAAYVLANYEFRGRRTLRSLTILPFVLPGIMVAVGFYAMFGRTGTLNGLLGVAGLGPYPFIEWNPLAIVIVAHAFYNAPLVARVTVAAWESVDARTVETARSLGASPRRAFRDVVVPQLLPAVLTGALLTFIFTFMTFPIVLALGGLQLATVEVWIYDRVRRLAYAEAATLAVLETILSLALTYAYLRYESARSGLARGASNPDREPLFPDFWTVLSPRRLAIVGYGLVALVVFVGPMASLVIGSVTGGNGFTLDHYAFLLERQLEGADYQTLPWVAIRNSLVFGVATLAVAVPMGVVVSVVTVRAGRGGAIVDTLAMVPLAVSGVVFGIGLLQGLVFGIPLPGGWRFQVTGAVAIVFAHAVAAYPFVTRNVSPLLSTLDPAMVESARALGASRYRALRDVELPLVASGIVAGAAFAFAISIGEFSSTVILAGGSQSYTMPVAVERYLDHRSGPAIAMGTVLLAVTAASFVVVDRVGGRFER